The region ACCAGCAGGGCGACCAGAATGACGACTCTCTTGTTGAACTTCACGATTCGGACCTCCGGACCGGTGTGCGCCCCGCCCCCGCTCGGGCGTTATCATGAATCGTGCCGGTCGACCCGGCACAAGGGACGTTCAGCCGACAATGCCAATATAGCGGTCGGGCGAGGGGGGCGCCAAAGGGAATCCCCCCTTCCCCCTACTCGACGTGTACGCCGAAACGCTCCCGAAGGTTCCCCAGGACGCGGCCGACGACCTCGTGTAGGGGCGCCGCGGCGTCGACGACGACGACGCGCCCCGGCTCGCGCGAGGCGATCCGCAGGTATCCCTCGCGGACCCGCTCGTGGAAAAAGCGGCTTTCCCGCTCGAGCCGGTCGGGGGCTCCTTCCCCCGCCGCCTCGCGGCGCTCCGGCCCGCGCCGGAACCCCTCCTCCACGGGAAGATCGAACAGGTAGGTGACCGAGGGAACCGTTGCGCCGACCGCGAAGGCGTTGAGCTCGGCGACACGCTCCTCGCCGATGCCGCGCGCCCATCCCTGGTAGGCGACCGAGGCGTCCATGAACCGGTCGCAGAGCACCCACCTGCCCGCCGCGAGCGACGGCCGGATCACCTCGTCGACGATCTGCGCGCGCGCGGCGATGTAGAGCAGAAGCTCGGTCTGCGGCGAGATCTCCTCGTTGCCCGGATCGAGCAGGACGCGGCGGATCGCCTCGGAGACGGGATTGCCCCCCGGCTCGCGCGTGAGGATCGCCTCGACGCCGGCCCGGCCCAACCGCTCGAGGACGAGGCGGGCGACCGTCGATTTCCCGGAGCCCTCGACCCCCTCGAAGGTGACGAATCTCGCTTCCATGGCGACCTCTCAGGCGGTGAGCTCGCCGATGCGCCGCTGGAACCGGCGGAAGGCGAGGCTCACCTTGAAGATCTCGTCAGCGCCGGCGGCGATCCAGACGCCCATGAGCGACAGTCCGGCGGTGAAGGCCAGGTTGAACCCGAGCACCATCTCGAAGAAGAGGACCCCCGCGAAGGCGAGGTACATCGGGTAGCGGTTCTCGCCGACGCCGCGGAGGCTGTAGGAGTAGATGAAGGACAGGGCCTTCGGTATCTGCACGAAGGCGGCGATCTGCAGCACCCGCGCGCCGAGCTCGACGACCTCCGGGTCGCTCGTGAAGAGCAGGATGAAGTAGCGGGCGCGGAGGAAGATCACCGCGGCGATGAAGAGGACGACGCCGCCGACGAGCCAGAAGAACGTGCGCGTCGTGTGCCTCGCGTGGTCGTGGTCGTTCGCCCCGTAGCACCGCCCGACGAGCGTGAGGGCGCCGATGGCGAACGCCTGGTAGAGGATCGAGAAGAGCCGCTGGAAGGTGAGGATGATCTGGTGCGCGCTCGCCTCCACCGCGCCGAGACGGTTGGTGTATCCCATGACGACGATGATGCCGGTCATCCAGGCGAGCTGCTCGAGGGTGATCGGCGTGCCCGTGCGCAGGATGTGGAAGATGCTCTTCCGCCGCGCGTAGCGGAAATCCTTCCATCGGAAGGTCAAAAGGCTCCGCCCCCGGAGGATGACGCTGTAGGTGAAGACGCACCCGGCCGTGTGCCCGATCCCCGCGGCGATCGCCGACCCACGGGGGCCGAGCGCCGGCAGGGGCCCGATGCCGAAGATCAGCACGAAGGCGAGGACGAGATGGATCCCGTTGACGAGCAGGGAGACGATCATCGACAGGTGCGTGTCCCCCGCTCCCCGCACGATCCCGATGGCGACGAGGTTCATGATGATGAAGGGGGCGAACCAGGCGATCGTCCGCAGGTAGTCGGCGGCGACCGCCGTCACGGCGGGGGTCGTCCCCAGCAGCGTCCGGAAGATGAAGGGCGAGAGGAAGCCCCAGAGCGCGGCGATGCCGATCGCGACGATGGCGGTGGTGAAGAGCGACTGCCCGAGGAAGTGGTTCGCGTCCTCACGCCGCCCCTCGCCGACCAGCCGGTTGATGACGATCGACGCGCCGAAGATGAAGATCAAAAGGACCGTGAAGGTCCAGAGGATGATGTTGACGATCGAGCCGACGGCGGTGACGGCGTCGACCGCGCGGGCGCCCGCTCCCGGGTAGCAACGCATCATCACGCCGGCGCCGATC is a window of Candidatus Krumholzibacteriota bacterium DNA encoding:
- a CDS encoding MATE family efflux transporter — translated: MKNRNSLVSILKTSVPIVVDLAAQIVMWTIEITFMGRIGAGVMMRCYPGAGARAVDAVTAVGSIVNIILWTFTVLLIFIFGASIVINRLVGEGRREDANHFLGQSLFTTAIVAIGIAALWGFLSPFIFRTLLGTTPAVTAVAADYLRTIAWFAPFIIMNLVAIGIVRGAGDTHLSMIVSLLVNGIHLVLAFVLIFGIGPLPALGPRGSAIAAGIGHTAGCVFTYSVILRGRSLLTFRWKDFRYARRKSIFHILRTGTPITLEQLAWMTGIIVVMGYTNRLGAVEASAHQIILTFQRLFSILYQAFAIGALTLVGRCYGANDHDHARHTTRTFFWLVGGVVLFIAAVIFLRARYFILLFTSDPEVVELGARVLQIAAFVQIPKALSFIYSYSLRGVGENRYPMYLAFAGVLFFEMVLGFNLAFTAGLSLMGVWIAAGADEIFKVSLAFRRFQRRIGELTA
- a CDS encoding dTMP kinase, with the protein product MEARFVTFEGVEGSGKSTVARLVLERLGRAGVEAILTREPGGNPVSEAIRRVLLDPGNEEISPQTELLLYIAARAQIVDEVIRPSLAAGRWVLCDRFMDASVAYQGWARGIGEERVAELNAFAVGATVPSVTYLFDLPVEEGFRRGPERREAAGEGAPDRLERESRFFHERVREGYLRIASREPGRVVVVDAAAPLHEVVGRVLGNLRERFGVHVE